One region of Oryza sativa Japonica Group chromosome 10, ASM3414082v1 genomic DNA includes:
- the LOC4349132 gene encoding AAA-ATPase At2g46620, with the protein MTPREGGGGGGGGVVGLVAYAALAVVALRVVLSYKSVAHAVRRMWRWADEWAQAYQYYEVPRFGGGGGEGVENPLFRKAAAYVAALPSLEDADAACVLSSACKTNDFSLQLGPGHTAHDAFLGARLAWTNAGPAGDGGGGRERLVLRVRRHDRTRVLRPYLQHVESVADEMELRRRELRLYANTGGDGAPSPKWTSAPFTHPATLETVAMDPELKARVRADLESFLKGRAYYHRLGRAWRRSYLLYGPSGTGKSTFAAAMARFLVYDVYDIDMSRGGCDDLRALLLETTPRSLILVEDLDRYLRGGGDGETSAARTSRMLSFMDGLSSCCGEERVMVFTMSGDKDGVDPAILRPGRLDVHIHFTMCDFEGFKTLASNYLGLKDHKLYPQVEEGFHAAGARLSPAELGEIMLANRGSPSRALRTVINALQHVAPAPAPPQQQPRASSASRPPPRLTARWSGHLDEASAADASAANQSPGGGGGGFGKDAPMREFKKLYGLIKIRSRKDGGVVPVDDTASANGRGSDVSADKDR; encoded by the coding sequence ATGACGCcgcgggagggcggcggcggcggcggaggcggcgtggtGGGGTTGGTAGCGTACGCGGcgctggcggtggtggcgctgcGGGTGGTGCTGTCGTACAAGTCGGTGGCGCACGCGGTGCGGAGGATGTGGCGGTGGGCGGACGAGTGGGCGCAGGCGTACCAGTACTACGAGGTGCCgcggttcggcggcggcggcggcgagggggtggaGAATCCGCTGTtcaggaaggcggcggcgtacgTGGCGGCGCTGCCGTCGCTGGAGGACGCGGACGCGGCGTGCGTGCTGTCGTCGGCGTGCAAGACCAACGACTTCTCGCTGCAGCTCGGGCCGGGGCACACGGCGCACGACGCGTTCCTCGGCGCCCGCCTCGCGTGGACCAACGCCGGgccggcgggcgacggcggcggcggccgcgagcGCCTGGTGTTGCGTGTGCGTCGACATGACAGGACGCGCGTGCTGCGCCCGTACCTGCAGCATGTCGAGTCGGTCGCCGACGAGATGGAGCTCCGCCGGCGCGAGCTGAGGCTGTACGCGAacaccggcggcgatggcgccccCTCGCCGAAGTGGACGTCGGCGCCGTTCACCCACCCGGCCACGCTGGAGACGGTGGCCATGGACCCGGAGCTCAAGGCCCGCGTCCGCGCCGACCTGGAGAGCTTCCTCAAGGGCAGGGCGTACTACCATCGGCTCGGTCGCGCGTGGCGCCGGAGCTACCTGCTCTACGGCCCGTCCGGCACCGGGAAGTCCACGTTcgccgcggcgatggcgaggttCTTGGTGTACGACGTCTACGACATCGACATGTCCCGCGGCGGCTGCGACGAcctccgcgcgctgctcctggAGACCACCCCGCGGTCGCTCATCCTCGTGGAGGACCTGGACCGGtatctccgcggcggcggcgatggggagaCGTCCGCCGCGAGGACGTCGAGGATGCTCAGCTTCATGGACGGGCTCTCGTCGTGCTGCGGCGAGGAGCGCGTCATGGTGTTCACCATGAGCGGCGACAAGGACGGCGTGGACCCGGCCATCCTGCGGCCGGGGAGGCTGGACGTGCACATCCACTTCACCATGTGCGACTTCGAGGGGTTCAAGACTCTGGCCAGCAACTACCTCGGCCTCAAGGACCACAAGCTGTACCCGCAGGTGGAGGAGGGCttccacgccgccggcgcgcgcctCAGCCCCGCCGAGCTCGGCGAGATCATGCTCGCCAACCGCGGGTCCCCGAGCCGCGCGCTCCGCACGGTCATCAACGCGCTGCAGCACGTGGCGccggccccggcgccgccgcagcagcagccccGGGCGAGCTCcgcgtcgcggccgccgcccaGGCTGACCGCGAGATGGTCCGGTCACCTCGACGAGGCAAGCGCGGCGGACGCAAGCGCGGCCAACCAatcgccgggcggcggcggcgggggattcGGGAAGGACGCGCCGATGAGGGAGTTCAAGAAGCTCTAcgggctgatcaagatcaggagccgcaaggacggcggcgtcgtTCCCGTCGACGACACGGCGTCGGCGAACGGCCGGGGCAGTGACGTCAGCGCCGATAAGGACCGGtga